ACTTCGGTTTTGCGCCGCAGCCGCAGCGGCGTTTTCAGATCGGCAGCTGGGTGGTCGACAGGACCTGCTTGAGCACCACGAAAGTCCGGATCTGCCGCACACCGGGCAAGTACAGCAACTGCTCGGCGTGCAGCCGGTTGAAGCTGTCGTTGTCGTGCGTGCGAACGAGCATGAAATAGTCGAATTCGCCCGTGACCACATGGCATTCGAGGCAGCCCGACACCTTCTGCGCGGCCTTCTCGAAATCGGCGAACGAATCGGGCGTGGAGCGGTCGAGCACCACGCCGATCATCACCAGCATGCCGAGTTCGAGCGCCTTCGCATCGAGCAGCGCGACGATGCCCCGGATGAGCCCCGCCGCCTTGAGCCGCTCGACCCGGCGCAGGCACGCGGGCGCGCTGAGGTTGACCTTGGCCGCGAGCGCCACGTTGGACACCGACGCATCGCGCTGCAGCGCGCGCAGGATGGCGCGATCCGTCCGGTCCAGGGCCGGTGCCTCGGCCGGCTGCGCCGGGGCGGCGCGCAACTTTGTTGTGCTCATTGGCTGTTCTGCAAAACGGGAATCTCCGAATTGCCGATCTTGCCTTTGTTTCGGCCGAACTTCCACCAAAGTTCGCAAGCACGTTTCGCGGGCTTCTTCCTACGATCGATGCCATTCCTCCCTTCAATTTCCACTGGAGCGCATCGATGAACCTGAAGAAATTTCCCCGACATGCCCTGACCTTCGGCCCCACGCCGATCCATCCGCTCAAGCGCCTCAGCGCCCACCTGGGCGGCGAAGTCGAGCTCTACGCCAAGCGCGAGGACTGCAACAGCGGCCTGGCCTTCGGCGGCAACAAGACCCGCAAGCTCGAGTACCTGATTCCCGAGGCGCTCGCGGGCGGCTACGACACACTGGTGTCGATCGGCGGCATCCAGTCGAACCAGACGCGCCAAGTGGCCGCCGTGGCCGCGCACCTGGGCCTGAAGTGCGTGCTGGTGCAGGAGAACTGGGTCAACTATTCGGACGCGGTGTACGACCGGGTCGGCAACATCGAGATGTCGCGCATCTTGGGCGCCGACGTGCGGCTGGACAGCGCGGGCTTCGACATCGGCATCCGCAAGAGCTGGGAAGGCGCCATGGACGACGTGCGCAAGGCCGGCGGCAAGCCCTTTCCGATACCCGCGGGCTGCTCGGAGCACCGCTACGGCGGCCTCGGCTTCGTCGGCTTTGCCGAGGAGGTGCGGCAGCAGGAGGCCGAGCTCGGCTTCAAGTTCGACTACATCGTGACCTGCTCGGTCACGGGCAGCACGCAGGCCGGCATGGTGGTGGGCTTCGCGGCCGACGGCCGGGCCGACCGCGTGATCGGCATCGACGCCTCGGCCAAGCCGCAGCAGACCTTCGAGCAGATCGTGCGCATCGCCCGGAACACGGCCGAACTGGTCGAACTGGGCCGCGACATCACCGACCAGGACGTGGTGCTCGACCGCCGGTTCGGCGGGCCCGAGTACGGCCTGCCGAACGAAGGCACGCTGGAATCGATCCGCCTCTGCGCGCGCCTGGAAGGCATGCTGACCGACCCCGTGTACGAGGGCAAGTCGATGCACGGGATGATCGAGAAGGTGCGCCTGGGCGAATTCCCCGCCGGCTCGAAGGTGCTGTATGCGCACCTGGGCGGCGTGCCGGCGCTGAACGCCTACAGCTTCCTGTTCCGCAATGGCTGAGCGAATTCAGCTTGCCCGGCAAATTTTCAGCATGTTGGTGCCGCCGGGGGCACCCATCGGCTCGCCGCAGGTAATGGCGTAGACGTCGCCGGTCTGCACGATGCCGCGCTTCTTCAGGTGGGCCTCGGCCTGCTCGAGCGCGGTGTCGCGGTCGCTCTCCGAATCCATCAGCAGCGGGCGCACGTTGCGGTACAGCGCCATGCGGCGCTGCGTGGCAAGGCGCGAGGTCAGCGCGTACATCGGGATGTGCGCACGGTGGCGGCTCATCCACAGCGGCGTGGAGCCCGACTCGGTGAGCGCCACGATGGCCTTGGCACCCAGGTGATGGGCGGTGAACAGCGCGCCCATGGCAATCGACTGGTCGATGCGGCTGTAGGTCTTGCCGCTGAAGTCGGCGTCCAGCATCTTGTCCTCGGCCGATTCGGCCGCTTCGCAGATGCGGCTCATCTCCTGCACGGTTTCGAGCGGGTAGCGGCCCGAGGCGGTTTCGGCCGAGAGCATCACGGCATCGGTGCCGTCCAGCACGGCGTTGGCCACGTCGCTGACCTCGGCGCGCGTGGGCACGGGGTTGGTGATCATCGACTCCATCATCTGGGTCGCGGTGATCACCACCTTGTCCATGTCGCGCGCCATGCGGATCATCTTCTTCTGCAGCGCCGGTACGGCGGCGTTGCCCACTTCGACGGCCAGGTCGCCGCGCGCCACCATGATGCCGTCGCTGGCGCGCAGGATTTCCTCCAGCTTGGGAATCGCCTCGGCACGCTCGATCTTGGCGATCAGCCCCGGCTTGTGGCCATACTCGGCCGCGGCCACGTTGCACAGCTGGCGCGCCATTTCCATGTCGGTGGCGTTCTTGGGAAAGCTCACCGCCACGTAGTCGGCCTGGAAGCTCATCGCGGTCTTGATGTCTTCCATGTCCTTGGCCGTGAGCGCCGGCGCCGTGAGGCCGCCGCCCTGCTTGTTGATGCCCTTGTTGTTGGAGAGCTCGCCGCCCAGCCGGACCGTGGTGTGCACCGCCTCGCCGCGCACCGCATCGACCGTGAGCACGATGAGGCCGTCGTTCAGCAGCAGCCTGTCGCCGGGACGCACGTCGCGGGGCAGGTCCTTGTAGTCGAGCCCGACCGCGTCGGTGTCGCCGGGTTCGGTGCGCGAGGCGTCGAGCACGAACTTGGCACCGGGCTCGAGCCACACCTTGCCTTGCGCGAACTTGCCGACACGGATCTTGGGGCCCTGCAGGTCGGCCATGATCGCCACTTCACGGCCCGTCTTGCGGGCGGCTTCCCGCACCATGGCCGCGCGGTCGATGTGATCCTGCGCCGTGCCGTGGCTGAAATTGAGCCGCACCACGCTGACCTTGTTCAGGATCATCTGCTCCAGCAGCTCGGGCGTGTTGGACGCCGGGCCGAGCGTGGCGACAATCTTGGTGGCGTGGCGGGGAAGGCGATCCGTGATCATTGAAGAAGTCTCCGTTTTTGTATCCGCTACTGTATACACTTTGTGTCGCTACAGGAAGCGGGCGCGCCAGGCGCGCAAGAAAAATCAGCCCGCGGCACGCCTGGAAAGGATCTCGAAGGCCGGCAGCGTCTTGCCCTCGAGCACTTCGAGGAAGGCGCCGCCGCCGGTCGAGATGTAGCCGACCTGCTTCTCGATGCCGTACTTGGCGATGGCCGCGAGCGTGTCGCCGCCGCCGGCAATCGAGAAGGCGCTGCTTTCGGCGATGGCTTGCGCGATGGCCTTGGTGCCGCCCGCGAAGGCATCGAACTCGAACACGCCCACCGGACCGTTCCAGACGATGGTGCCGGCTTCGCGCAGCTGCGCGGCCAGTTGCGCGGCGGTCTTCGGGCCGATGTCCAGGATCAGGTCGTCATCGGCCACGTCGTTCGCGTCCTTCACCGTGGCGGGCGCATCGGCCGCGAAGGTCTTGGCCGTCACCACGTCCACCGGAATCGGCACGTCGGCACCGCGGGCGCGCATGGATTCGATCACCGCCTTGGCCTGGTCGATCAGGTCGGGCTCGGCCAGCGACTTGCCGATCTTGAGGCCGGCCGCGAGCATGAAGGTGTTGGCAATGCCGCCGCCGACGATCAGCTGGTCGACGTTGGCCGACAGGCTCTTGAGGATGGTGAGCTTCGTGCTCACCTTGGAGCCCGCCACGATGGCCACCAGCGGCCGCTTGGGCAATGCCAGCGCCTTGGAGATGGCGTCGATCTCGGCCGCCAGCAGCGGGCCGGCCGCCGCGATCTTGGCGAACTGCGCGATGCCGTAGGTGGTGGCTTCGGCGCGGTGCGCGGTGCCGAAGGCATCGTTCACGTAGATGTCGGTGAGCGCGGCGAGCTTGCGCGCCAGCGCTTCGTCGTTCTTCTTCTCGCCCTTGTTCACGCGGCAGTTCTCGAGCAGCACGACCTGGCCGGGCTTCACGTCGACGCCGTCGACCCAGTCGGCCACCAGCGGAACCTCGCGCCCCAGCAGTTCGCCCAGTCGCTTGGCCACGGGCGCCAGAGAGTCCTCGGGCTTGAACGCGCCTTCGGTCGGGCGGCCCAGGTGCGAGGTGACCATCACGGCCGCGCCGGAATCGAGCGCCAGCTGGATGCAGGGCACCGAGGCGCGGATGCGCGTGTCCTCGGTGATGTTGCCGGCATCGTCCTGCGGCACGTTGAGGTCGGCACGGATGAAGACGCGCTGGCCGGCGGCCTTGCCCTGTGCGCACAGGTCGGTGAATCGAATGACGTTCATGGGGGTCTGGTGTGGTGGAAGACAGGTCGCACGCATTGTAGGTTTCGCCCCGCGGCGGCTCCATACGCGCCCGACCGCGCACCGATGCTTTTCAGCCGCCCTTGTGCTGCGCCCGCGCAAATCGCTCGAGGACTTCGACGAAGCTCGCGGCGGCCGGCGAGAGGGTGCGGCGCGCGGCGCTGTAGACGCAGACTTCGCGGTGGAAGTCGGGCGACTCCAGCCGCACCATCTGCAGGCCATGCGCGCGCACCAGCGGCGCCGAATAGGTCGGGCACACGGTGAGCCCGAGGCCCGAAGCGACCATGCCGAGCGCGGTGGTCATGTACGACACCTCCTGCGTCTCGGGGCGCAGCATGTACGCGCGCTCCGCCGGCCCCAGTTCGGGCAGCACGCGCTGGCGAAAGTCGCGCGTGGGCGCAATGAAGGTGTAGGGCGCGAGTTCATGCCAGCGCAACTTGCGGCGCCCGGCAAACGCATGGCCGGGCGGGCAGATCAGCCAGTGCCTGTCGCGAAACAGCGTCCGGCGCTCGATGGCACCGTCCACCGCCACGTCCTGCCCCACCGCCAACTCCACATCGCCGGCCATGACGCCGGCGAGCAGGTGCTCCGGCAGGGTGTCGGCCAGGCGCACGTCGACGTCGGGATAGGCCTTGCGGTAGACCGCGATCACGCGCGGCATCAGCGTGCAGGCCATCAGTTGCGGCGCTGCAAGACGCAACAGACCTTTCTTCTTGTCACGTAAATCCGTCACGCCGGCCACCGCACTCGCAAGGTCGCCCAGCAGCCTGTGCACCGACGGCAAAAATTCGCGGCCGGCCTCGGAGAGCTGCACGCGGCGCGTGTGGCGGTCGAGCAGTTGCACGCCCATCTCGCGCTCGAGCTCGCGCACCAGCACGCTGAGCGCGGACTGCGTGAGATGCAGTTGCTGCGCGGCGGCCGTGAAGCCGCCGGCCTCGGCCACGGCCTTGAAGGCGCGCAATTGGCGCAGGGTCAGATTCATATGTCTATTTCATCAATGAATGAATTAATTTCGATTGCATCATAGGACGCGGCATTGCCCAATCACGGCTCACCGGAGACAAAGCCAATGCCGACGACCGCCCCCACGGCCCCCGCAGTTCGCGGGCTGCACCATTTCGCCTGGCGCTGCCGCGACAGCGAGGAAACGCGCCGCTTCTACGAGGACCTGCTGGGCCTGCCGCTCGCCCACGTGATCAAGAGCGACCACGTGCCGAGCACCGGCGAGTACTGCCCGTACGTGCACATCTTTTTCCAGATGCGCGACGGCTCGTACATCGCCTTCTTCGACCTGGGCGACGACGTGGCCGCGCTGCCTTCACCCAACACCCCCGCGTGGGTGAACCACATCGCGCTGCGCGTGGATTCGGTCGAGGACCTGCTCGCGGCCAAGGCGAGACTCGAAGCCGCGGGCGTCGAAGTGCTGGGCGTGACCGACCACCACATCATCGAGTCGATCTATTTCTTCGACCCCAACGGCATCCGGCTGGAGCTCACCACGCCGACCGTGCCGCAGGCCGAGATGGACGCGCATGCGAAGCGCGCCCGCGCAGACCTCGACGCATGGACCGAGCGCAAGGCGCAGCTTCGTGCAGCGAAAGGCGGTACCAATGCCTGAGCTGCAACTCGCCGTCATCGACGTGAAGCCCGGGGCGGCGATGGAAAGCCAGTCGGGGCTGCAGATGCTGCGTCCGCGCATCTACGGCGCCTTTCGCGCGCCGACAGGCCCCAAGAAGATCGCAGCCATCGTGATGCACCCGACCAGCAACTTCATGGGGCACTACCTGATCGCACCGCTGGCCGAACGCGGCATCTGCTGCATGGGGCTGAACTCGCGCTACGTGGGCAACGACACGGTGCTGCTCATGGAGCGCGCCATCCAGGACCTGGGCGCGGGGGTGCAGTACCTGCGCGCAGCCGGCTACGAGAAGGTGTTCCTCGTCGGCAACTCGGGCGGCGCCGCGCTCGCGAGCTTCTACCAGGCGCAGGCCGAGAAGCTCACGGCCACGCACCTGCCCGACGGCGACCCGACCCACCTGCACCCGGACGACCTGCCGCCGGTGGACGGCATTGCACTGTGCGCCGCCCACCTGGGCCGCACGCGGCTGATGCGCGACTGGATCGACCCCTCGGTGACCGACGAGCACGATCCGCTGTCGGTGGACCCCGCGCTCGACATGTACGACCCGCGCCACCGCCCGCCCTACGAGGCCGAATTTCTCGCACGCTTCAGCGCGGCGCAGCAGGCGCGGCTCGACCGCATCGAGCAGTGGTGCATGGACCGGCTCGCGCAGCTGCGCAGCACGCCCGGTGCGCCGCGCGACCAGGCCTTCGTCATCTACCGCACGCACGCCGATCCGCGCTGCGTGGACCTTTCGCTCGACCCCAACGACCGCCTGCCGGGCAGCGTGTGGGGCGATGCGCGGCAGGTGAACTACTCGGCCAATGCGATGGGGCGCACCACCTCGCTCACGGCGTTCCTGTCGCAATGGTCGTCGCGCTCGCAGGCCGACGGACCGACCAACCTGGCGCGCACCACGGTGCCCAAGCTGCTGCTCACCTACACGGGCGACCAGTCGACCTTCCCGAGCACGCGCGATGCATGGATGGCCGCGGGCGGTGCGCGCATCCGCAATGTCGACATCGTGGGCGGCAACCACTATCTCGCGGGCCAGCCCGAGCTGGTGCCCCGGGCGGCGGATGCCATCGCCGAATTCGCCCACGCGCTCTAGAAAAGACATGGAAAGCTTTGCATTCGCGCCGGCCTACGCGCTTCCGAGCTGGCCCTTCACGACGCCGCCCGAACTGGGCAGCAGCCAGACCGTGCGCCACCCCATCGTGATCGTCGGCGCCGGGCCTTCGGGCCTGACGCTGGCCTGCGACCTGGCCCGACGCGGCGTGCGCGCCGTGCTGCTCGACGAGGACGACACCGTCGGCGTTCGCGGCGCCTCGTCGCGCGGCATCTGCTATGCGCAGAAGAGCCTGGAGATCTTCGAGCGCCTCGGCATCTACGAGCGCATTGCGGCCAAGGGCATCACCTGGTCGTTCGGGCGCACCTTCTCGGGCGAGCAGGAGGTCTACAACTTCAACCTGCAGGCGAACAGCGTTTCGGCACAGCCGCCGTTCATCAACCTGCAGCAGTTCTACGTCGAGTGGTTCCTGGTCGAGCGCATTATCGAGCTCGGCCTCACCGACCTGCGGTGGAAGAGCCGGGTGACGCGCGTGGAGCCGCTCGGCGATGGCGCGCGCATCGAAGTCGAAACACCGGCGGGCCGCTACACGATCGAGGCCGACCGGCTGATCGACGCCACCGGCGCGAACAGCGCGATCCGCACGCAGCTCGGCATCGACGCGCATTCGTCGCGCAGCACCGACCGCTGGTGCATCAGCGACGTGCGCTTCAAGAAGCCGCTGCCCGTCGAGCGGTGGACCTGGGTCGATGCCCCGTTCAACGAAGGACGCGGCGTGTGGCAGCACCTGATGGCCGATGGTGTCTGGCGCATCGACTACCAGATGCCTGAAGACTGCGACACCGCCGCCATCAGCCGGCCCGAAGTGGCGGGCGCGCGGCTGCGGGAACAGCTCGGGCCGGACGTGGAATTCGAGTTCGTGTGGATCGGCCCGTATGGCTACCGCGACCACCTGCTCGACAGTTTCCGCCACGGCCAGGTGTTCTTCATCGGCGATGCCGCGCACGTGGTGAGCCCCTTCGGCGCACGCGGCGGCAACAGCGGCATCCAGGATGCCGTCAACCTCGGGTGGAAGCTCGCGCTGGTGGCGCAAGGGCAGGCCGGCGATGCGCTGCTCGACAGCTACGACGCCGAGCGCCAGCCCGCCGCAAGGCAGAACCTGGAAGTGACGAGCCGCTCGGCGCGCTTCCTGGCGCCGCGTTCGCCGGCCGAGCACACGCTGCGGCGCGCAGTGGTGTCGCTGGCCCGCGCGCCATCCGTTCGCGCGAGCGCTGGTGAACACGGGCCGCATGTCGGTCGCCAACGACTACCCGCCCGCGCCGCTGCTGCCCGAAGGCGGCCGCAGCGTGCAGAACCTGCCGCTGCGCTGGGCCGACGGGCGCCAGACGACGCTGATGCAGCTGCTGGCCGAGGACACCGGGTGCATCGGGCTCTGGCTGGCGCCGACACGCGCCGAAGCCGACGCGGCACTGGCAGCGACCGCGTCGCTTGCGTTGCGCCTGATGGCCATTGGCGGCGACAGCGGCCTGCCCACGCTGCACGCCGACGACCAGCTCACCGGCCACCTGGGCCTTCGCGAGCCGGGCAGCTTCGCGCTCGTGCGCCCCGATGCCTACCGCGCCGTGATGCTCGCGCACGCCACCCCCGATGCGATCGCGGCCGCGCTGCGCACGGCCCTTGCCAAGGACGCCGCCCCATGATCACCGAGCCCCGCATTCCCGATCCCGACGGCTTCTATGCCGCCCTGCTTGCCGCGCACGAGGGCCTGGACGAAGCCCGCAGCGCCGACCTGAACGCGCGGCTCGTGCTGCTGCTGGCCAACCAGTGCGGCGACCAGCAGGTGCTGCTGGAGTGCATCCGAGCGGCGGCCGAAGACTCTCGAACAAGCAAGGCCACATGAACACCAACGTCTCCTTCGCCTCCGCTTCCGACATGCGCGAGCAGAAGCCGCGGCTGCACGAACTCGCGCCCGATGTGTACGGCTACATCAGCGACTTCGATCCGAACTGCGGCTTCGTGGTCGGCGACGACCAGGTGGTGCTGATCGACACGCGGCCCACGCCGCGCATGGCGCGCGACTTTCTCGCCGCCATCCGCACCGTGACCGACAAGCCGATCAAGACCATCGTGCTCACGCACTACCACGCGGTGCGCGTGATGGGCGCCAGCGCCTTCGGCGAGGTCGAGGCCATCATCGCGAGCCACGGCACGCTGGACTGGATCCGTACGCGCGGGCAGGCCGACTTCGACTCGGAGGTCGGCCGCTTTCCGCGCCTGTTCGCGGGCGTCGAAGAGATCCCCGGCCTCACGTTCCCCACGATGAGCTTCGAGCGCCAGATGAGCCTGTGGCTCGGTCCCCGCGAAGGCGCGGGCCGCGAATTGCGCCTCATGGCGCTGGGCCGCGGGCATTCGAGCGGCGACACGGTGGCGTGGCTGCCCGGCTGCGGGGTGCTGTTCTCGGGCGACGTGGTGGAGAACCATTGCGGCGTCTACGCGGGCGATGCCTACATCGGCGACTGGACCGGCACGCTCGACGCCGTGCTCGCGCTCGAGCCGCGCGTGCTGGTGCCGGGACGCGGCGCGGTGCTGCAGGACGAAGCCGCCTGCGCCGAGGCCATCGGGCTCACCAAGGCGTTTCTCGGGACGCTGCTCGGCAGCGTGAAGGCGGGCATCGACGCCGGCGAAACGCTCAAGGGCTGCTTCGCACGGGCCGAGGCCGCGATGGCGCCGCGCTTCGGCAGCTGGCCGGTGTTCCAGCATGTGCTGCCCTTCGACGTTTCGCGCGCCTATGACGAGCTGCGCGGCATCGAGCATCCCAAGGTGTGGACGGCGGAGCGGGACCGCGAACTGTGGCAGACGCTGCGCGGCGGATGAACCCTCAGATTTCAAGCAAGCAACGGAGACAAAGACGATGAAACGCTTCCTTCCCCTGTTGGCCGCAGCCCTCGCGCTGGCCGCCAGCCCCTTCGCCTCCGCGCAGCCGGCGGCCTACCCGAGCCAGCCGGTGAAATGGATCGTGCCCTACGTGGCCGGCGGCGGCACCGACAACCTGGCACGCGCGCTGGCCGAGGCCATGCAGCCGTCGCTCGGACAGCCGCTGATCATCGACAACCGGCCCGGCGCGTCCACCAACATCGGCGTGTCCGTGCTGATGCAGGCCAAGCCCGACGGCTACACCATCATGCAGGCCGAGAACGCGGCACTGCTCTTCAACGAGCACATGTTCGCCAAGCTGCCCTACAAGCCGGCGACCGACTTCACCTACATCGGCGCGATCGGCCGCTTTCCGGTGGCGCTGGTGGTGCATCCGGACTTTCCCGCGAAGAACGTGGCCGAGTTCGTGCGCTACGTGAAGGCGAACCCCGAGAAGGTGAGCTACGCCTCGCCGGGCAACGGCTCGCCGCACCACATGGCGATGGAGCTCTTCAAGCAGAAGGCCGGCCTCAGCATCACGCACGTGCCCTACAAGGGCGCCGCGCCCGCGATGACCGACGTGATGGGCGGGCAGGTGCCGACGATGATGCTCGACCTCGCTTCGGGCCTGCCGATCATCAAGGCCGGCAAGGTGCGCGTGCTCGCGATCGCCCTGCCCCAGCGTGCGGGCGCGCTGCCCGAGGTGCCCACCTTCGTCGAGGCTGGCTTCAGCGACGTCAACGCCTACGCCTTCCATGGCCTGATCGGCCCGGCCGGCATGCCGCCGGAGGCAGTGGCGCGCATCAACAGCGAACTGCACAAGGCCATGAAGGCGCCGAAGGTGGTGAAGCTGTTCTCGGAATTCGGCTTCGAGGCGCTGCCGGGCACGCCCCAGGAGTTCTACAAGCTCTCGCGCGCGGAGAGCGATCGCTGGGGCAAGATCATCCAGGCCGCGGGCGTGAAGCTGGACTGACCGGCCACGCTACCAGCCAAGCCCCAGGTGCAGCGGCAGGTACACCGCCATGCCTGCCAGCATCGTGCCCAGCACGCCGCGCCGCCAGTAGTAGTAAGCGGCACCCACGGCCGCGGCATACAGCCGCGCGTCGTGCAGCGTGGTGACCAGGTGGCCCTGGGTCATGACGATCTCGGGCGCGATCACCCCCGCGAGCGCAGCGGCCGGTGCGTAGTGCAAGGCACGGTGCGCCCACTCGGGCAGGCCCCAGGGGCGGTCGAGAATGAAGAAGAAGCAGCGCGTGAGCACCGTGACCGCCGCCAGCCCGACGATCACGCCCAGCGTCCACCAGTCGGTGGTGGCGCTCACTTGTCGTCCTCCGCGTCAGGATCGAGCCCGAACTGTTTCTCGAGCCAGAAGCACAGCAGCACCGCGGCGCCGATGGCCACCACGATGTTGAGCTTGAGCGGCAGCGCATAGGCGGCCACGGCGGTGACGCTGGCAATGAGCGCGGCCAGCACGCGCAGCCGCGTGGTCGCCATCGAGCAGACGATGGCGACGAGGCTCAGCACGCCGGCAAAGCCCAGGCCCCAGGTCTGCGGGATGAAATTGGCCAGTGCGATGCCCAGCAGGCTCATGCCCATCCACGAGCACCAGGTCACGAAGTAGTTGCCGGTGAGATAGGCCTCCTGCGCCTTCTGCGCATCGCCGGCGAGCGGCGGCGAAGGGTACTTCCTGGTGAAGAGCGCGTAGCTGAGGTCGGCCGTGAGATAGCCGTGCGTCATGCGGCGCCAGCGCGGCATGTGCATCAGGTAGGGCCGCAGGTGCAGGCTGAACACCACGAAGCGCAGGTTGACGCAGAACCCCGTCGCCAGGATCACCCAGGCCGGCGCGCCCGCGAACAGCAGCGGAATGGCCGCGAGCTGGGAGCTGCCGGCATAGACCAGCAGCGTCATGGCCACCGACTCGAGCACGCTCATGTTCGACTTGACCATGGCCACGCCCGTCATGAGGCCCCAGGCGCCGATGCCCAGGGCGGCCGAGGACATGTCGCGCATGCCCATGCGGAATTCGGGCCGGCGGCGGATGGCGGCGGACAGGAACATCAGCCGAAGCGCTGCCCGGGCTTCAGGTCGAAGCCGCGCAGGAAATCGGCCACGGCCAGGCGCTTGCCGCCGGGACGCTGGAGCTCGGTGACCATCACGATGGAGCCCGCCGCCGCCACCGCCACACCGGTGTCGGCCACGGCCAGGAGCGTGCCCGGCGCGGCCGACACTTCGGCCGGCACCTCCGCGGGCACCGCATGCGCGGACCAGAGCTTGACGGTCTCGCCGTCGAGCGGGCTGTTGGCGCCCGGAAAGGGATCGAAGGCGCGAATGCGCCGCACGATGGCTTCTGCCGGCTGGTTCCAGTCGATCTGGGCCTCGTGCTTCTCGACCTTGCTGGCATAGGTGACGCCCTCTGCCGGCTGCGGCGTGCGCGCCAGCTGGCCGACGCGGGCCAGCGCGTGGACGATCATCCGGCCGCCCAGTTCGGCCAGCCGGTCGTGCAGGCGCGCGGTGTTGTCGCCGCCGATGTCGACCGCTTCGCGCAGCAGCATGTCGCCCGTGTCCAGGCCCGCGTCCATCTGCATGATGGTGATGCCGGTCTGCGCGTCGCCGGCCTCGATGGCACGGTGGATCGGCGCCGCGCCGCGCCAGCGCGGCAGCAGGCTGGCGTGGATGTTGAGGCAGCCGGATGCCGGCAGGTCGAGCACCCATTGCGGCAGGATGAGCCCGTACGCGGCGACCACCATCACGTCGGGCCGTGCCGCTGCGAGGGCCGCGCGCGCGGCCGCGGCGTCTTCGGGGTACTTGCCGTCGAGCCTGAGGCTGCGGGGCTGGGCCACGGGCCAGCCGTGCGCCACGGCGCATTGCTTGACCGGCGAAGCCTGCAGCTTCATGCCCCGGCCCGCGGGCCGGTCGGGCTGGCTCAGCACCAGCGCGATGTCATGCCCGGCGGCGGCAATGGCTTCGAGCGCGACGCGCGCGAACTCGGGCGTGCCCGCGAAAACAACTCTGAGCGGATTCAATCGCGGATCCGATCGAGCTCGAGATCGTCCCCCGTGTGATAGCGCCGGACCACGCCCATCGGATCGATGTAGATATAGAGCATGCGGCGCTCGTTCACCGCCTTGTAGCGCCAGGTCCAGACGGCGCCGTCGAAGGAGCTGACGCGGCTGACTTCATACGGACGGCCGTAGAAGGCGATCACGTCGTTCTGGCGCCACTGGTCGACCTTGATGTCGTGGCCGAAGCGCGCTTCGTTGAGCACCTGGGTCACGGAAACCACCTTGCCGGAGGCATCGACGTCGATGTCCGTGACCTCGAAGCCCGCGGGCATGCGCGAATACTGGAGCCGCTCGCCCCCTCCGTTGAGCGGGTAGCGGCCGGTGGGCGCGCCCAGGCGCTGCAGGGTTTCAGCGGCCGTGGTCCCCGGGACGATGCGCGTCGGCTCGCTGACGCAGCCGGCCACGACGAGCACGAGCCCCGAGGCGAGCACGGAGGCCCAGGGCCGCGGCGCCGGAAATTTCACGCCCGGCCCTCCTTGGCCTCTTCCCGCTGCTGCTTGAGCAGCTTGCTCTTGATGCGGTTGCGCTTGAGCGGCGACAGGTATTCGACGAACACCTTTCCCAGCAAGTGGTCGAGCTCGTGCTGGATGCAGACGGCCAGCAGCCCATCGGCCTCGATGATGCGCATTTCGCCGTGCTCGTCCAGCGCCTGGACCTTGACCGACGTGGAGCGCATGACGCCGTCGTAGATGCCGGGGACCGACAGGCAGCCTTCCTCGTTGAGCACTTTCTCGTCGCTGGCCCAGATAATCTCCGGATTGATCAGGACGATGGGCTCGTTGCGCTCCTCGGAGACGTCGATGACGACCAGCCGTTCGTGCACGTCGACCTGGGTCGCGGCCAAGCCGATGCCGCTGGCGTCGT
The Variovorax sp. OAS795 genome window above contains:
- a CDS encoding Lrp/AsnC family transcriptional regulator — its product is MSTTKLRAAPAQPAEAPALDRTDRAILRALQRDASVSNVALAAKVNLSAPACLRRVERLKAAGLIRGIVALLDAKALELGMLVMIGVVLDRSTPDSFADFEKAAQKVSGCLECHVVTGEFDYFMLVRTHDNDSFNRLHAEQLLYLPGVRQIRTFVVLKQVLSTTQLPI
- a CDS encoding 1-aminocyclopropane-1-carboxylate deaminase; translation: MNLKKFPRHALTFGPTPIHPLKRLSAHLGGEVELYAKREDCNSGLAFGGNKTRKLEYLIPEALAGGYDTLVSIGGIQSNQTRQVAAVAAHLGLKCVLVQENWVNYSDAVYDRVGNIEMSRILGADVRLDSAGFDIGIRKSWEGAMDDVRKAGGKPFPIPAGCSEHRYGGLGFVGFAEEVRQQEAELGFKFDYIVTCSVTGSTQAGMVVGFAADGRADRVIGIDASAKPQQTFEQIVRIARNTAELVELGRDITDQDVVLDRRFGGPEYGLPNEGTLESIRLCARLEGMLTDPVYEGKSMHGMIEKVRLGEFPAGSKVLYAHLGGVPALNAYSFLFRNG
- the pyk gene encoding pyruvate kinase, with product MITDRLPRHATKIVATLGPASNTPELLEQMILNKVSVVRLNFSHGTAQDHIDRAAMVREAARKTGREVAIMADLQGPKIRVGKFAQGKVWLEPGAKFVLDASRTEPGDTDAVGLDYKDLPRDVRPGDRLLLNDGLIVLTVDAVRGEAVHTTVRLGGELSNNKGINKQGGGLTAPALTAKDMEDIKTAMSFQADYVAVSFPKNATDMEMARQLCNVAAAEYGHKPGLIAKIERAEAIPKLEEILRASDGIMVARGDLAVEVGNAAVPALQKKMIRMARDMDKVVITATQMMESMITNPVPTRAEVSDVANAVLDGTDAVMLSAETASGRYPLETVQEMSRICEAAESAEDKMLDADFSGKTYSRIDQSIAMGALFTAHHLGAKAIVALTESGSTPLWMSRHRAHIPMYALTSRLATQRRMALYRNVRPLLMDSESDRDTALEQAEAHLKKRGIVQTGDVYAITCGEPMGAPGGTNMLKICRAS
- a CDS encoding phosphoglycerate kinase; the protein is MNVIRFTDLCAQGKAAGQRVFIRADLNVPQDDAGNITEDTRIRASVPCIQLALDSGAAVMVTSHLGRPTEGAFKPEDSLAPVAKRLGELLGREVPLVADWVDGVDVKPGQVVLLENCRVNKGEKKNDEALARKLAALTDIYVNDAFGTAHRAEATTYGIAQFAKIAAAGPLLAAEIDAISKALALPKRPLVAIVAGSKVSTKLTILKSLSANVDQLIVGGGIANTFMLAAGLKIGKSLAEPDLIDQAKAVIESMRARGADVPIPVDVVTAKTFAADAPATVKDANDVADDDLILDIGPKTAAQLAAQLREAGTIVWNGPVGVFEFDAFAGGTKAIAQAIAESSAFSIAGGGDTLAAIAKYGIEKQVGYISTGGGAFLEVLEGKTLPAFEILSRRAAG
- a CDS encoding LysR family transcriptional regulator, which encodes MNLTLRQLRAFKAVAEAGGFTAAAQQLHLTQSALSVLVRELEREMGVQLLDRHTRRVQLSEAGREFLPSVHRLLGDLASAVAGVTDLRDKKKGLLRLAAPQLMACTLMPRVIAVYRKAYPDVDVRLADTLPEHLLAGVMAGDVELAVGQDVAVDGAIERRTLFRDRHWLICPPGHAFAGRRKLRWHELAPYTFIAPTRDFRQRVLPELGPAERAYMLRPETQEVSYMTTALGMVASGLGLTVCPTYSAPLVRAHGLQMVRLESPDFHREVCVYSAARRTLSPAAASFVEVLERFARAQHKGG
- a CDS encoding VOC family protein; this encodes MPTTAPTAPAVRGLHHFAWRCRDSEETRRFYEDLLGLPLAHVIKSDHVPSTGEYCPYVHIFFQMRDGSYIAFFDLGDDVAALPSPNTPAWVNHIALRVDSVEDLLAAKARLEAAGVEVLGVTDHHIIESIYFFDPNGIRLELTTPTVPQAEMDAHAKRARADLDAWTERKAQLRAAKGGTNA